A genome region from Candidatus Omnitrophota bacterium includes the following:
- a CDS encoding Fic family protein yields the protein MPFIPKYKITDKLLNNISRIMAEREVIEHSKLIPKWELSLKKEALIHSAHSSTRIEGNKLTLRQVQALAEHKEVVASAKDKQEVLNYLKALDLIPKYVAKKIDTSLVLTIHKTVTGGTLRDPKYCGAFRDRQVYVGKRVFDGTQFKEVVEYMPPPTKDVPRLTEDFLEWFNSGRTKDINPVILAGIVHYEIARIHPFIDGNG from the coding sequence ATGCCATTTATCCCTAAATACAAAATAACAGATAAACTCCTTAATAACATCTCACGGATTATGGCCGAAAGAGAGGTCATAGAACATTCCAAGCTTATTCCCAAATGGGAGCTGAGCCTGAAAAAAGAAGCCCTCATTCATAGCGCCCACTCATCTACGCGCATTGAGGGTAATAAACTTACCCTTCGGCAGGTACAAGCCCTTGCCGAACATAAAGAAGTTGTTGCCTCAGCAAAAGATAAGCAAGAGGTCCTAAATTATCTGAAAGCTTTAGATTTAATCCCAAAATATGTCGCGAAAAAAATCGATACAAGCCTTGTATTGACCATCCATAAAACCGTTACCGGAGGGACGCTGAGAGATCCGAAATATTGTGGCGCATTTAGAGACAGGCAGGTTTATGTCGGGAAAAGGGTCTTTGACGGCACACAGTTCAAGGAAGTGGTTGAATATATGCCCCCTCCCACAAAAGACGTACCTCGTCTTACAGAGGATTTTTTAGAATGGTTTAATTCCGGCAGAACCAAGGATATTAACCCTGTGATCTTAGCGGGCATTGTCCATTACGAAATAGCAAGAATCCATCCCTTTATCGACGGCAACGGC